CTAACTTTAGCGATCCTTCTACGCTCAAATCAGAACATCCGTACACCATCAGCAACGGTAAGATAGATTTAGTGGTCAACTAGTACTGCATGTTACAAAACCGGACAACGTTGGCATGCCAATGCGCCATGTAAtcgtaaaacaaagaatttcaTTTCTGTTATTGCACCAGGCTTTATAAAATGATGAAATCATTAGGAATAGGCAAAGCGCAATTAGATATGTTAAAAGtcacaatttttaaaacactaTCGGCCAGACGGTTAGCAATAACTATTCCCACGATATTGTTACCATGTGATACGAATATTCCCAAATTTCTCTTTACAAGATATTACACAATCAACAGACTTTTGTATTGAATCTTCTCAAACgtgttttggcaaaccattttGCGCTGGCATGTCTAACTGTACGAATAGGAAACGATATCTCTCAGCGCTTATAGAAACTAAGAAACATATTTAGCATATTTAGCGTTACGCGATGTGATTATGtaaagagaaaaaacttacCATTACGCGATCGAGCGGACTGTCCGGAGCGCACGCCACAGTAACGTTGTACGTTTTCACACCTGTGACCATTTAATGTAAAGTTATTATTAGAATACTCTTATAGGAATTATAATGCACCTCAAGGGGAGAAATacactaacaacaacaaatgaaagggaaaactaCCTCAAATATTAGCTTCAGAGTGCGCGAATTTGTAAACACTTCAAGTGTACACATATTAGGAAAGGAAATACCTGCGAAAAAGTACATGACAAACAGAAATTAGGAAAAATTTATGACAAATTGAAGGACGTTAAAAGATATTCAGCTGCTATTCGACAAACCCCTTGAGGTAatcaaaataaagtaaaataaaaatgaattatttgatTAACTTACTATAAGCTAGAAGGAAAACTGTGTAAGTTTGTCAATATTGTCGTATAGCAAACGGCCTTTTCAAGTTCTAGCAAGTTATGTCAAGAGCAAAGCAAtggaaattttaacaaatttacgAGAAAAGTCTATTGTATCGATTTTCAAATACTTGTTTCATTAATACAAGCCTTTTTGTTACTCAAACTTGGTAATCAgacattttttatcaaacgTTTTCTGAAACCTTGAGCTCGGAAGGAGATGTAGGACTGTGTATCTCCCCTCAGACGAATGCTTACCGAGCGTGCCGCTGCAGTTAACCGGATCAGGCTCCGTGTAGCGGATGTTGAGTGCACCGGTATGATAGTCGACGGAGGCAACCGGTCGCTTATCACACAGTGACAGCTCATCCAGCACACCACTCATCCGCATCCAAGTTGCCGTCGAAGGATTGTGGAAGCTGCAGTTGCTCTGTTCGAATGGTACGGTTAGCTCGGGCGGGCATATAACCGCCGTACCCCAATCGAAGCGATAGTGGCAACCGTGTTCAATCTCCACAAGCACCGGCTGACCACGTCCAGCCGTTGGTGAACAGCGGAACGCCACGGTGGTGGACAGGTTTGTAAGCGGATCCTGCCGACATGGGTCACCGCGTAGATATTTCATGAGCACCGTATCGCCCGCCACGACGAGCGACACGTCCGGGAAGCCAAGCGTCGTTTCATTTCGTGCCGTGACACCGTCAAACGTAGCTTCACAGGCGGCCGCTCCACCCCGGCAGCTTAACCCATACTGCGGCACGAGCGGTCGGCATACGTTAAGAAAATAGCGTCGCCCTTGCTCGACTCGGTTGCGCGCTTCGTAGTTCTGTGTGGCATCCATTAGCGGGGACAGATCGACGTACTGATCGCTGGCGGATTCATTGTAAGCGCCGCACGCCATCAGTGCCGGTTCGCAGACAAGCACCGTCTCGAAATGTACCACCAGCTGACATTCGCCGTTTTCTACCACGGTCGGCGGTACAACCGCCCCGGTACGACCATCCACCACCGGGTCCGTTTCACAGATAAATTCCAGCCGCGTTTCCCACCGACGTTCGGTGGACGCATCGCAAACAGCGCCGGAACGGTACAGCAGGTAAGGTGCGCCCGTCGTATCATAGTGCAGCTCGTCCGAAATGCCTCCGAGCCCGACCGATTGCTTTGTGGACACCTCGCATGCACCCGCATCTAGCGGGCAGTGGCTGGACGCGGGAATACGGCACACTCCCACCTCGTACGTACGATTATCTCGCGCCGTCAACGTGTAGGTCCGATTCGCTAGCAATCCCAAATCGTACCGCGTGCCCGTGATCGGATTGCTCACCGAGCAGGGCCGCGTATCCCGGCAGGCCAGTGCGGTACGCCAGACAAACTCATGCGTGCAGTTGTCTTTCCGACCACGGTAAATTGGGCCCGTTTCGATGCCATCGTCCTTGCCGCATTCAAACACAATCAACGAGTTCTGGCACGCTTCCGTCTTGGAGCGCATCTCCATCACCAGCCGACCGGATGGATCGATTACGGGATCcgatacggcctggccgtaatCACGATACTCCGTACCGTTTACCAGACACACGCCCGTGCCGGGTGGACACATCGTGAGATGCCCGTAGCGTACCGGCTTGCACACGGACACCACAAACCGGGATCCATCCGGCAACGGTAACTCATGGTTGGCGCTACCCAACGGTAACAGATTGTACAGATGCCGGTTGGTACCGTCGCTCACCGTGCACCTGTTGGCCACCAGCGTGGTCGGCAGCGGCTGACAGGCGAGCGGCGTATCCCAGAAGATAAAGTACCGACACTGGTCCGGTGTGTACGGGATCACGCGCAGATCGGTCGGCGTACGCTCGTAGCTGCACAGCAGTATTACGTCCAGCGTGTAGTGGCTACCATTGCCGCACGGTTCGCccaagaatgaaaagtgcatccgTCCGTTGTTCAGCTGCAGGTGTGCTTCGTAGCCGAGCGTGATCCGCTTGTCCTGGCGTACCAGGTACGCACGCGTCCCTGTCCGGTTATCCTTCCCGTTCTGATCCTTATCGCACACATTGAAGAAGAATCGTTCGTTGTTCTCCTCGGACATCACGTGGTGATTGAGATCCGAGCTGAGCGCATTAAAGTCAAACGTCACGTTGTACAGTGGCTCGCGGATGATGCAATCGGTGCCATTCACCAACTAAAAGCATACAAAAGAAAgatatttatattaaaatacattttaaaaaatattatacccAACAGCTTTCGCTACATCTCAAACACCTCCATCTCAAGATTATGACATTAATACGCCGCAATAAACCAATTGCCATACTGTACTGGCTGTCTATGAAACAAAGAATTACAGATAAGCATGATAACAGTctaaaacaagtaaaaaaaaaaacttatttgtcGAATTAATCGCCGTGGCTCCATTTGTTTAAAAGCTTACAACGCTTAAAACCAATAATTGAAACAATGGCTACAAATATTAAGCCGAAATTGATCCTTTTCTGTGCCTCAAATTCTATTCGTGGAAGACTTTTCAGTCGAGATATCAAAACTTGAAGATCCTCACAGAATAGCATAATTGGACATTAACGAACGCTGGCATTAGCAAGACACAAAAGGTTACAGTACAAGGACACAAGATATCCGGACCTGAACACATCTGACTTATGCCTTAACTTCTACTACACCAGTTTTAGACAGAAAAGGCATTTAATaaactctaaaaaaaaaaaaccgaattgAAGTTCGTCAAGATAGCCAAACGAATGTTGGGCCACTATTCTCTAAAGTCTAGACGAGATTTTACCCTACATGTTAGGTGCTGCGCTACCTACAGATATACCGCTCTTCTTGCTAAGTTCTCTTTGTTCGTAATGCTTAACTGTACTATCTGGGTTGGGTTACGACCAGTTGGTATAGCTTATCGGTAGTATGATACCACACCAATCTACATTGGCGCTGTGTTGTCAAAGCAATGCAAGCCTGATGACTAAGCGATATATCTGGGCCTCGCTTCATACCCAAAAGATATTCGGGTGTGTATTGATTCGTATTGCTCTTGAGGTCCCACGCTGTGTGGAGTCCAGATCTAGAACTCCTCTGCTGCAAAGTTACCCGATCGGGATACGCGAGAACGAATCCAAATAACCTACTAGTTGCCGAATATACGTTTGAACAGCTGAACCTTGTTGATGGTAGGCTAGGAAATGTTGAACTATGATTGGAGCAGTGTGATGACCACCTACCAGTTTTGATTGTGCTGCCGTTGTCATCAGCGCGAGAGTGACGATGATCAAACCAATCAATAGCCGGCCACCCGACACAGGGCTGACGCTGAAAGGACGACGGCACGCCATGCCGCTTTTCGGTGGTGGGCTAGGATGGGGAGTTGTGAGACACGCTGGGGGGGTTCGGGGAGGTCTATTTTCGTTGACTGCCCTACAACACAGGCCCCAAAGAAAAGTCGTTAACTACTACGGATTCTTTCctgcgtttttgtgtgtgtgctttcttccttgtttgcaaaatgcacacacgcacgcgatTGTCCGCGCGGGGTGACTCACACACTTGTCGCACGCTTTGCTCTGTTGTTTGATCCGAATTTGGGTTCGTTGGTCGGCTTTTCACAATTTTAGGTCAGAACACGGGTGAAtgcatttcttcatttctgtACCTtgtgtgtaaatgtgtgtgcctttttttctttcctcacCCTCCGATAATGAGCACTAACGATGAGACGGGACcgtacaaacaacaaacccacacacgcacacacgtcgTTCTGTGTGTGACcgataatattattttcttatcaCAACGCGGCGACACACGGTACACAAGCGAAAGGGGTTTTAGCACCTGTTCGAATACGCAATATGCGGGACACTGTTGGGTCGATTTATTGCGAACCCACTTAAGTTTTGCAGCTGAAGGTTGAAATCCAATGATTAGCACACGTTAAAATCGCAAAGTTTTGACTGCTCGCCCATTTCAGCTACCGCGCAaatgacaacaaaacaaattcatcGAAATGTACACGGGTTCTTGGTTGCTTCTCTTGTTCGGCTTGCTTCGTACAACTACGCTCCTTATTTTGCCGCCTTTATCCACACACTCTGAAGCTTTCCTTGTCTTACATTAGCACAATTGACTGTTGTTGAAGTCCTTCGTAGCACCACAGCAGAGCAGGCGTACCACGTACTGCCCCAGAACGGACGTCCTTTTTCGTCCGCAACACGCAACGGTCGAATCAAGAGTTAAACAAGCGACTGTATGTGCGCCggtgtgaaaaacaaacctccaatgcacacacccacacacgtgCGCGCTTCACGTCAAATCAGCTGGAGAGTTGCCGAAGTAAACAGTTCCGCTCGTTTCCACCGTTTCTCGCGGGCACTATTTGCACTgtggaaaatattacaacatcGTACATTTACAGTACGAAAAATTCAACAATATAGCAATGCAATTAATAAGATCGTGCCTGCAGAATGGAGAGGCAACTTCGACaatggtttgcttttattaCTAGCGGAATATTTTACTGCtgtgtttacatttttgttctgttcgttGGTACatgagagaaaaagagagggaatacaaaactgtcaaacagGCCATgatgaaatgcattttaagTTAGCGAGTAAAATATGCAGAAAACATCAGCTGCCGTGTTATAAAATTGCCCCTTTCAGAATTGTTTCAGTATTATAATAACAAAGATATAAATATGATGGGAAAGCCTGCAAAATTCTGCCTTCCAGTTTGATTCCTGCCAACGAGAGTGTATTATGTCTTTATCATCGTTTTCAGTCGATCGAGAAATGAACGGCACAATGAACTCCGATGAACGcagtgggaaaattaaatctaTGATGTACCAAATAGTTTGCTTATTGACTCATTTTTATACTAAACAggtcatttatttttttttcactaagttTTCCATTACTTTCCACTACATTCAGGTAATGTTACTCCCCGTCTTCAGTACAAATGGCACCCATGTGGTCATGTGGGGAATAAACGTTCCCATTGCATTTAATCTGTTGACTTATTTTTTCGAAATATTCCAAGTGTTTTTGCGAGATGCTATTGTGTTTGTGCAGAATTTTCATCGAGCATTTACTCTAGTTGTACATCCTCAAACTTTTGTGGTGTCTCGAAATGTTCTTCACCTTCCAGATCAAAATTATCACTTTTAAATCGGTCAAGGCAATTGCAACAATTTGCTTCTGCTAGAGCATAGTTACCATAAACTTCCACTGAAATAAGATGGTTTTTGACAGAAGATTCCATCAAGAAACGAAATGTAGCTAATCTCGCACCCTAGTCTTCATGGTCATTAATCTTCGATGATGCAGGCGGACTATCTTTGACTATATTTATGAGCAGAATTTGTATATAA
This sequence is a window from Anopheles marshallii chromosome X, idAnoMarsDA_429_01, whole genome shotgun sequence. Protein-coding genes within it:
- the LOC128718682 gene encoding cation-independent mannose-6-phosphate receptor, translating into MFPPPKSGMACRRPFSVSPVSGGRLLIGLIIVTLALMTTAAQSKLLVNGTDCIIREPLYNVTFDFNALSSDLNHHVMSEENNERFFFNVCDKDQNGKDNRTGTRAYLVRQDKRITLGYEAHLQLNNGRMHFSFLGEPCGNGSHYTLDVILLCSYERTPTDLRVIPYTPDQCRYFIFWDTPLACQPLPTTLVANRCTVSDGTNRHLYNLLPLGSANHELPLPDGSRFVVSVCKPVRYGHLTMCPPGTGVCLVNGTEYRDYGQAVSDPVIDPSGRLVMEMRSKTEACQNSLIVFECGKDDGIETGPIYRGRKDNCTHEFVWRTALACRDTRPCSVSNPITGTRYDLGLLANRTYTLTARDNRTYEVGVCRIPASSHCPLDAGACEVSTKQSVGLGGISDELHYDTTGAPYLLYRSGAVCDASTERRWETRLEFICETDPVVDGRTGAVVPPTVVENGECQLVVHFETVLVCEPALMACGAYNESASDQYVDLSPLMDATQNYEARNRVEQGRRYFLNVCRPLVPQYGLSCRGGAAACEATFDGVTARNETTLGFPDVSLVVAGDTVLMKYLRGDPCRQDPLTNLSTTVAFRCSPTAGRGQPVLVEIEHGCHYRFDWGTAVICPPELTVPFEQSNCSFHNPSTATWMRMSGVLDELSLCDKRPVASVDYHTGALNIRYTEPDPVNCSGTLGVKTYNVTVACAPDSPLDRVMPSTCFEFINKQSPTVCALVGRNATAKDDSVPTTVSAAPDHSTAQPTTVPSTVSTTEQIGTNVQPAGLGAFGIVMICLTVVTTLSVGTLYIVRRHPDRCHQLHSLLLCRGSAMVINDFPSTTYSRVDNSETSSLLLNPSNVLSDSDDDMLI